From a region of the Paenibacillus lutimineralis genome:
- the metK gene encoding methionine adenosyltransferase has translation MSIQGRHLFTSESVTEGHPDKICDQISDAVLDAFLANDPNARVACEVSVATGLVLVIGEISTKSEYVDIPSIVRNTIKEIGYTRAKYGFDYNTCAVLTSLNEQSADIAQGVNAALEHRDPTQMDKETENIGAGDQGLMFGFATNETPELMPLPIALSHRIARRLSEVRKDGTLDYLRPDGKTQVTIEYVDGKPKRVDTIVVSTQHAEDITLEQIQHDIKEQVILPVVPAELLDGETKYYINPTGRFVIGGPQGDAGLTGRKIIVDTYGGYARHGGGAFSGKDPTKVDRSAAYAARYVAKNLVAAGLADKVEIQLAYAIGVASPVSINVDTYGTGRVPEEKLVELVRNNFDLRPAGIIRMLDLRRPIYRQTAAYGHFGRTDVDLPWERLDKAVVLKEQAGF, from the coding sequence ATGTCCATTCAAGGGCGACATTTATTCACATCCGAGTCCGTAACCGAAGGGCATCCGGATAAAATTTGTGACCAGATATCCGATGCGGTTCTTGATGCATTCCTGGCGAATGATCCAAATGCACGGGTAGCCTGTGAAGTATCCGTTGCTACAGGTCTTGTACTTGTAATCGGTGAGATCAGCACGAAATCGGAATATGTAGATATCCCTTCAATCGTACGCAATACGATTAAAGAAATTGGTTATACACGGGCCAAGTACGGCTTTGACTATAATACCTGTGCGGTGCTGACATCCTTGAATGAGCAATCTGCGGATATCGCTCAAGGGGTCAACGCGGCGCTGGAGCATCGTGATCCGACACAAATGGATAAGGAGACGGAAAACATTGGTGCAGGCGACCAAGGCTTAATGTTCGGTTTTGCGACGAATGAGACGCCTGAATTAATGCCGCTTCCGATTGCACTTTCCCATCGTATTGCCCGCCGTCTCTCCGAGGTTCGTAAAGATGGTACACTGGATTATCTTCGCCCTGACGGCAAGACTCAGGTTACGATCGAATACGTCGATGGCAAGCCGAAGCGCGTCGATACGATTGTAGTATCCACTCAGCATGCTGAAGATATTACATTGGAACAGATTCAACATGATATTAAAGAACAAGTTATTCTTCCAGTAGTTCCTGCAGAATTGCTTGATGGAGAGACTAAGTACTATATTAACCCGACTGGCCGCTTTGTTATTGGTGGGCCGCAAGGGGACGCAGGTCTTACAGGACGTAAGATTATCGTTGATACCTATGGCGGATATGCTCGTCATGGCGGCGGTGCCTTCTCCGGTAAGGATCCGACGAAGGTTGACCGTTCTGCCGCGTATGCAGCACGTTATGTAGCGAAGAACCTCGTAGCTGCAGGTTTGGCTGATAAGGTAGAAATTCAACTAGCTTATGCAATCGGCGTTGCTAGTCCGGTATCCATTAATGTGGATACTTACGGTACAGGCAGAGTTCCAGAAGAGAAGCTGGTTGAGCTTGTACGCAACAATTTTGATCTTCGTCCAGCTGGTATTATTCGCATGCTGGATCTACGCCGTCCGATTTATCGTCAGACAGCTGCTTACGGACATTTTGGCCGTACAGATGTGGACTTGCCTTGGGAGCGTCTCGATAAGGCAGTGGTTCTGAAAGAGCAAGCTGGGTTTTAA
- a CDS encoding alpha/beta-type small acid-soluble spore protein: MARSNRKIVPESREVLNQWKYEIAAEFGLPVGSSGGAGGADTEFAGELGALGGSSNGSYWGHLTSREAGSVGGEITKRLVAQAERNFSL; the protein is encoded by the coding sequence ATGGCAAGAAGCAACCGTAAGATCGTACCGGAGAGCCGGGAAGTGTTGAACCAATGGAAATATGAAATCGCTGCAGAGTTTGGGTTACCTGTGGGTAGCTCAGGCGGTGCAGGAGGCGCAGATACTGAATTTGCCGGTGAGCTGGGAGCTTTAGGCGGCTCGTCAAATGGAAGCTACTGGGGACATTTGACTTCACGTGAAGCCGGATCCGTAGGTGGAGAGATCACCAAGCGGCTTGTAGCCCAGGCAGAACGGAACTTTTCCTTATAA